One genomic window of Eggerthella timonensis includes the following:
- a CDS encoding alanine/glycine:cation symporter family protein: MDIVQMISDIDAFVWGPPMIVLLLGSHLFLTFRTGFIQRKLPTAIKLSVTKDPDAPGDISQFGALTTALSATIGTGNIVGVGTAILAGGPGAVLWMWLTGVFGMATKYSETFAAVKYRVKDHNGNMLGGAMYAWRRAFEKDGKTPWWGLLGAGAFALFAAVASFGIGSAVQSSAMTGIITSNAPGVPTWGIGLAIVIMVSIVIFGGIKIISKVCEKLVPFMAIAYAWGCIVIIGMNWEYVWPAISLIFECAFTPKAAFGGAVGSGLMMALQFGCARGLFSNESGLGSAPIVASAASTRNPARQALVSMTGTFWDTVVICALTGIVLVSTMIANPGIMESGQISAGADLTSAAFASIPYIGTPILVIGMILFAYTTILGWSYYGNRCVTYLFGKRAIRPYQVLYVVVAFLGAIGIGDLVWTISDITNALMAIPNIIVVLLLSGLIARETKHYVWDKNLDETDDTPIPVLESK, translated from the coding sequence ATGGACATCGTCCAGATGATCAGCGACATCGACGCCTTCGTATGGGGTCCGCCGATGATCGTGCTGCTGCTGGGATCGCATCTGTTTCTGACGTTTCGGACAGGGTTCATCCAGCGCAAGCTGCCGACGGCCATCAAGCTGTCGGTGACGAAGGATCCGGATGCGCCGGGCGATATCAGCCAGTTCGGCGCGCTGACCACGGCGCTGTCGGCCACCATCGGCACCGGCAACATCGTGGGCGTGGGCACCGCAATCCTCGCCGGTGGCCCGGGCGCGGTGCTGTGGATGTGGCTCACCGGCGTGTTCGGCATGGCTACGAAGTACTCCGAGACGTTCGCCGCCGTGAAGTACCGCGTGAAGGACCATAACGGCAACATGCTGGGCGGCGCGATGTACGCATGGAGACGCGCGTTCGAGAAGGACGGCAAGACGCCGTGGTGGGGCTTGCTGGGGGCCGGAGCGTTCGCCCTGTTCGCCGCCGTCGCCTCGTTCGGCATCGGCTCGGCCGTGCAGTCCAGCGCTATGACCGGGATCATCACGTCCAACGCCCCCGGCGTGCCCACCTGGGGCATCGGCCTGGCCATCGTCATCATGGTGTCCATCGTCATCTTCGGCGGCATCAAGATCATCTCGAAGGTGTGCGAGAAGCTCGTGCCGTTCATGGCCATCGCCTATGCGTGGGGCTGCATCGTGATCATCGGTATGAACTGGGAGTACGTGTGGCCCGCCATCAGCCTCATCTTCGAGTGCGCCTTCACGCCGAAGGCGGCGTTCGGCGGCGCGGTGGGCTCGGGGCTGATGATGGCGCTGCAGTTCGGCTGCGCGCGCGGTCTGTTCTCGAACGAGTCGGGTCTGGGCTCGGCGCCTATCGTGGCCTCGGCGGCCTCCACGCGCAACCCGGCGCGCCAGGCCCTCGTGTCCATGACCGGCACCTTCTGGGACACCGTCGTCATCTGCGCGCTCACGGGCATCGTGCTCGTGTCCACGATGATCGCGAACCCGGGCATCATGGAGAGCGGCCAGATTTCGGCCGGCGCCGACCTGACGAGCGCGGCCTTCGCGTCCATCCCCTACATCGGCACGCCCATCCTGGTCATCGGCATGATCCTGTTCGCCTACACCACCATCCTCGGCTGGTCGTACTACGGCAACCGCTGCGTCACCTACCTGTTCGGCAAGCGCGCCATCCGCCCCTACCAGGTGCTGTACGTGGTGGTGGCGTTCCTGGGGGCCATCGGCATCGGCGACTTGGTGTGGACCATCTCCGACATCACGAACGCGCTCATGGCCATCCCGAACATCATCGTGGTGCTGCTGCTTTCGGGCCTCATCGCGCGCGAGACGAAGCATTACGTGTGGGACAAGAACTTGGACGAGACGGACGATACGCCCATTCCCGTGCTTGAATCGAAGTAG
- a CDS encoding response regulator transcription factor: MEHRRGIVNACGAASAAGLSLILLWCTLMGHTPGFLLSSLGLAEWANARTFWLAGILVAAAVLAAIPRWAAAHDRSLAFAMPAMAAVGTGCFALSFHQDFFSPTILATCGLAVAGLGYFWFASRFVILLATTQGFACAVWCIVAAFPLRQLMSLALDSFIDPAQQVVVAIALPCLAAACFEAARAASARSGAGRATGPESAAEPSPVGSAAVGTEPSVRQRQAADDMVAVLVIVGVLLAMVRIFGPSGVWGDSNTTYFDALGRIPAIALLTVCLAAFAWLALLLMAKQPASVRFQPPILVVIAGLFVVVVRAQLGDAPNALLDSIVQLNDPFAHLLFWAAVAAGCTLLPLSENRIVGIAGLAYAAASVGWMLFLRGSAVVETAVILVVVALVMNRSWLASLAHGRGKGAQPANDASDAEAALDAAGRLTQSIVDRCQEVAAAYALSPRETEVFTLLAQGRTCSVVQDELVLAESTVKTHMSHIYAKLGVSGRQEMMDLLFDETRDGIDA, from the coding sequence ATGGAGCATCGGCGGGGGATCGTGAACGCATGCGGGGCGGCTTCGGCTGCGGGATTGTCGCTTATCCTTCTGTGGTGCACGCTCATGGGGCACACCCCCGGCTTCCTGCTGTCCTCGCTCGGCTTGGCCGAATGGGCGAACGCCCGCACGTTTTGGCTGGCGGGCATCCTCGTCGCCGCTGCGGTGCTGGCGGCGATCCCGCGCTGGGCGGCCGCGCACGATCGCAGCCTCGCCTTCGCGATGCCGGCAATGGCAGCGGTGGGAACGGGTTGCTTTGCGCTCTCGTTCCACCAGGACTTCTTCAGTCCCACCATCCTGGCCACGTGCGGGCTCGCTGTTGCGGGGCTCGGCTACTTCTGGTTCGCGTCGCGCTTCGTCATCCTGCTGGCCACAACGCAGGGGTTCGCGTGCGCGGTGTGGTGCATCGTGGCGGCATTCCCGTTGCGCCAGCTCATGAGCCTGGCGTTGGACAGCTTCATCGATCCTGCCCAGCAGGTGGTCGTGGCCATCGCGCTGCCGTGCTTGGCGGCGGCGTGCTTCGAGGCGGCCCGTGCGGCGAGCGCGAGAAGCGGCGCGGGCCGCGCGACGGGCCCGGAGTCCGCGGCGGAGCCGTCTCCGGTCGGAAGCGCGGCCGTCGGCACCGAGCCGAGCGTGCGGCAGCGCCAGGCAGCGGACGATATGGTGGCCGTGCTCGTCATCGTGGGCGTGCTGCTGGCGATGGTGCGCATCTTCGGCCCCTCGGGCGTGTGGGGCGACTCGAACACTACCTACTTCGACGCGCTCGGGCGCATTCCCGCCATCGCGCTGCTCACCGTCTGCCTGGCGGCGTTCGCATGGCTCGCCCTGCTGCTCATGGCGAAGCAGCCTGCGTCGGTGCGCTTCCAGCCGCCCATCCTCGTGGTCATCGCGGGGCTGTTCGTCGTGGTGGTGCGCGCGCAGCTGGGCGATGCGCCGAATGCGCTGCTCGACAGCATCGTTCAGTTGAACGACCCCTTCGCTCATCTGCTGTTCTGGGCGGCCGTCGCGGCTGGATGCACGTTGCTCCCGCTGTCCGAGAACCGCATCGTCGGCATTGCGGGGCTCGCGTACGCTGCGGCCTCGGTGGGTTGGATGCTGTTTTTGCGCGGCAGCGCAGTGGTGGAGACGGCCGTCATCCTCGTGGTGGTGGCGCTCGTGATGAACCGCTCGTGGCTCGCATCGCTCGCGCACGGTCGGGGCAAGGGCGCGCAGCCTGCGAACGACGCGTCCGACGCCGAGGCGGCGCTCGACGCGGCCGGTCGCCTGACCCAGTCGATCGTCGATCGGTGCCAGGAGGTGGCCGCGGCCTACGCGCTGTCGCCGCGCGAGACCGAGGTGTTCACGTTGCTAGCCCAGGGGCGCACCTGCTCGGTCGTGCAAGACGAGCTCGTGCTGGCCGAGAGCACGGTGAAAACCCACATGTCGCATATCTACGCGAAACTCGGCGTGAGTGGGCGCCAGGAGATGATGGACCTTCTGTTCGACGAGACGAGGGACGGCATCGACGCCTAG
- a CDS encoding molybdopterin-dependent oxidoreductase, which translates to MNKPAQKLMAGVAGAVLLASGTGAALAAQQPASADGGSQPSGATHTVADYDIRAQWLGEESDYVRVADVQGSFTFNQEGVTPNDELFNVFGTAILSMCSKPAPELAAEQDGVATYFVNVGGHVKESFAVDLSELDDEEQEALMGCSCATGSPFGQAAVVGVPLASVVGMADLEDGVNTVTAYGADGYGEPLPLQYALDKNALLVYRVNGEELKASEGSSVQLWCPETVARYFTRNIASIELTREDAVPEVASVDPMYRNKIEIKNSADGCVFEAGDEITFEGVADDCGSPIAAIEFSFDGGRTWTACKTDGATADKWVNWQFTASFEEKGDYEMTVRARTADDLVSPLSASLSFAVR; encoded by the coding sequence ATGAACAAGCCAGCTCAAAAACTCATGGCCGGCGTTGCGGGCGCGGTGCTGCTCGCATCCGGCACCGGCGCGGCCCTTGCCGCCCAGCAGCCCGCGTCGGCAGACGGAGGCTCCCAGCCCTCAGGCGCCACCCATACGGTGGCAGACTACGATATCCGCGCCCAGTGGCTAGGCGAGGAATCCGACTACGTGCGCGTCGCGGACGTGCAGGGGTCGTTCACGTTCAACCAGGAGGGCGTCACGCCTAACGACGAGCTGTTCAACGTGTTCGGAACCGCCATACTGTCGATGTGCTCCAAGCCTGCGCCCGAGCTCGCCGCCGAGCAGGACGGCGTGGCCACCTACTTCGTGAACGTGGGCGGGCATGTGAAGGAGAGCTTCGCGGTGGACCTGTCCGAACTCGACGACGAGGAGCAGGAGGCGCTCATGGGCTGCTCATGCGCCACGGGGTCGCCCTTCGGACAGGCGGCCGTCGTCGGCGTGCCGCTGGCATCGGTGGTGGGCATGGCCGACCTCGAGGACGGCGTGAACACCGTGACGGCCTACGGCGCGGACGGTTACGGCGAGCCGCTGCCGCTGCAGTACGCGCTCGACAAGAACGCGCTGCTCGTGTATCGGGTGAACGGCGAGGAGCTCAAGGCGTCGGAGGGCTCGAGCGTGCAGCTGTGGTGTCCTGAGACGGTGGCGCGCTACTTCACGCGCAACATCGCCAGCATCGAGCTCACGCGCGAGGACGCGGTGCCCGAGGTGGCCTCGGTCGATCCCATGTACCGCAACAAGATCGAGATCAAGAACTCCGCCGACGGCTGCGTATTCGAGGCGGGCGACGAGATCACGTTCGAGGGCGTGGCCGACGACTGCGGAAGCCCCATCGCTGCCATCGAGTTCTCCTTCGACGGCGGGCGCACCTGGACGGCGTGCAAGACGGACGGAGCCACGGCCGACAAGTGGGTGAACTGGCAGTTCACCGCTTCGTTCGAGGAGAAGGGCGACTATGAGATGACCGTGCGCGCCCGCACGGCCGACGACCTGGTGTCGCCGCTGTCCGCCAGCCTCTCCTTCGCGGTGCGCTAG
- a CDS encoding cob(I)yrinic acid a,c-diamide adenosyltransferase: protein MEQGYVQVYTGDGKGKTTAAVGLAMRAAAAGLRVYFCQFMKYGPTGELDAFRLFGDRIVAEQFGTGGELSAPDPEADARAARRGLAAAREAVLGGAFDVVVLDEANVADSLGYFEPDALVDLALERPATVELVVTGRGASGTLMAVADLVTEMREVKHYYEEGVVARRGIEF from the coding sequence ATGGAGCAAGGATACGTGCAGGTGTACACGGGCGACGGCAAAGGCAAGACCACGGCCGCGGTCGGGCTGGCGATGCGCGCGGCGGCCGCAGGCCTGCGCGTGTACTTCTGCCAATTCATGAAGTACGGCCCCACCGGCGAGCTCGACGCGTTTCGCCTGTTCGGCGACCGCATCGTGGCGGAGCAGTTCGGCACGGGCGGCGAGTTGAGCGCCCCCGACCCCGAAGCCGACGCCCGGGCCGCGCGGCGCGGGCTCGCCGCCGCGCGCGAGGCGGTGCTGGGCGGCGCGTTCGACGTCGTGGTGCTCGACGAGGCGAACGTGGCCGACAGCCTGGGATACTTCGAGCCGGACGCGCTCGTGGACCTGGCGCTCGAGCGGCCTGCGACCGTGGAGCTGGTGGTCACGGGGCGCGGCGCCAGCGGCACGCTCATGGCCGTGGCCGACCTCGTCACCGAGATGCGCGAGGTCAAGCACTACTACGAGGAGGGCGTCGTCGCCCGCCGCGGCATCGAGTTCTAG
- a CDS encoding molybdopterin-dependent oxidoreductase, whose translation MHAQRKIALVAVCALLGTVGIAGCAPQTNEALATGDQQAPQAEGREYTDEQQSIIDGEEGTVYDGISLDAYPGKDYLDGMHDMWDANVDQWAPELRTLPSGQIVQRTPSELAERARQGKTPYNIYRLNNDNRGCNSCHADLDATLQHLAQTMHPSPNSPALDAEMTVDQCLFCHTYSPGYIPTQYEFGTLIHNIHYGLEADGQFEDEYKGNCYSCHDATNDGEGMALWDQTKFERLRGVTKVENVEGDFSIDQETTVAQEDMFNMDAWNRLYDRMRSGAEYADTPMPQSLFDSWPITVDGEVNSPYTALLPDLVKEAEAAGVTVTKVSKEVCNWNGTGAGSVSNVEITGIPVSWLIERAGGYTDNADINGVRVMRADGSSKRAMPLDKVNDGEAFLVYKINGEQLTAANGFPCTNWCEGVDPEVNSKQMNEYKVATDAPDFDDHVYEFEHHDGNPNGWIDAEGNWTNKPNATVLGVPEGLVIQNGQPYTFHGYVDAYDEKVASVEFSMDFGKTWTKYDLGDTDVNKLVWFDFTWTPQEESAYCLQLRATTESGLVSPQIQTVMVNAKDEMPAVDETVVIDTPSLVARKTAAAEAADGKE comes from the coding sequence ATGCACGCACAACGCAAGATCGCGCTGGTCGCCGTGTGCGCCTTGTTGGGGACGGTCGGCATCGCCGGCTGCGCTCCCCAAACGAACGAGGCGCTTGCGACGGGCGACCAGCAAGCCCCGCAAGCGGAGGGACGCGAGTACACCGACGAGCAGCAGTCGATCATCGACGGCGAAGAGGGCACGGTATACGACGGCATCTCGCTCGACGCCTACCCGGGCAAGGATTACCTCGATGGCATGCACGACATGTGGGACGCCAACGTGGACCAGTGGGCGCCCGAGCTGCGCACGCTGCCCAGCGGCCAGATCGTGCAGCGAACCCCGAGCGAGCTCGCCGAGCGCGCCCGCCAGGGCAAGACGCCGTACAACATCTACCGGCTGAACAACGACAACCGTGGCTGTAACAGCTGCCACGCCGACCTCGACGCGACGCTGCAGCACCTCGCGCAGACCATGCACCCCTCGCCGAACAGCCCGGCGCTCGACGCCGAGATGACGGTGGACCAGTGCCTGTTCTGCCACACGTACTCGCCGGGCTACATCCCCACGCAGTACGAGTTCGGCACGCTCATCCACAACATCCATTACGGCTTGGAAGCCGACGGCCAGTTCGAGGACGAGTACAAAGGAAACTGCTACTCCTGCCACGACGCTACCAATGACGGCGAGGGCATGGCGCTGTGGGATCAGACCAAGTTCGAGCGGCTGCGCGGCGTGACGAAGGTCGAGAACGTCGAAGGCGATTTCTCCATCGACCAGGAAACTACGGTGGCGCAGGAGGACATGTTCAACATGGACGCATGGAACCGCCTGTACGACCGCATGCGCTCCGGTGCCGAGTACGCCGACACCCCCATGCCGCAGAGCCTGTTCGACAGCTGGCCCATCACGGTGGACGGCGAGGTGAACAGCCCCTACACCGCGCTCCTGCCTGATCTTGTGAAAGAGGCCGAGGCTGCCGGCGTCACGGTGACGAAGGTATCGAAGGAAGTGTGCAACTGGAACGGCACCGGCGCCGGATCGGTGAGCAACGTGGAAATCACCGGCATACCCGTGAGCTGGCTCATCGAGCGCGCGGGCGGTTACACCGACAACGCCGACATCAACGGCGTGCGCGTCATGCGCGCCGACGGCTCGTCCAAGCGCGCCATGCCGCTCGACAAGGTGAACGACGGCGAGGCGTTCCTCGTGTACAAGATCAACGGCGAGCAGTTGACGGCGGCCAACGGTTTCCCGTGCACGAACTGGTGCGAGGGCGTCGACCCCGAGGTGAACTCCAAGCAGATGAACGAGTACAAGGTGGCCACCGATGCACCCGATTTCGACGACCACGTGTACGAGTTCGAGCATCATGACGGCAATCCGAACGGCTGGATCGACGCCGAAGGGAACTGGACGAACAAGCCCAACGCCACCGTGCTGGGCGTGCCCGAGGGCCTCGTCATCCAGAACGGCCAGCCCTACACGTTCCACGGCTACGTGGACGCCTACGACGAGAAGGTCGCCAGCGTCGAGTTCTCGATGGACTTCGGCAAAACCTGGACGAAGTACGACTTGGGCGATACCGACGTCAACAAGCTCGTCTGGTTCGACTTCACCTGGACGCCTCAGGAGGAGAGCGCCTACTGCCTGCAGCTGCGCGCCACTACGGAAAGCGGCCTCGTCAGCCCGCAGATCCAGACGGTCATGGTGAACGCGAAGGACGAGATGCCCGCCGTCGACGAGACGGTCGTCATCGACACCCCGTCGCTCGTCGCGCGCAAGACGGCGGCTGCCGAAGCGGCCGATGGAAAGGAGTAG
- a CDS encoding MGMT family protein, with protein MGDFSNRVFEVVRRIPRGKVASYGQVGRLIGAPRSARYVGYALHANPDPGAEVNNIPCHRVVFKDGGLCKGFAFGGPEIQREMLEAEGVAFADDTHVDMDACQWDGHADGAAEGELPTAPPEDFDWARELGA; from the coding sequence ATGGGCGATTTCTCCAACAGGGTGTTCGAGGTGGTGCGGCGCATCCCGCGCGGGAAGGTGGCATCGTACGGGCAGGTGGGACGGCTGATCGGCGCGCCGCGCTCGGCGCGGTACGTGGGCTACGCGCTCCACGCGAACCCCGACCCCGGCGCCGAGGTCAACAACATCCCATGCCACCGCGTGGTATTCAAGGACGGCGGCCTGTGCAAGGGGTTCGCGTTCGGCGGACCCGAGATCCAGCGCGAGATGCTGGAAGCCGAGGGAGTGGCGTTCGCCGACGACACGCACGTGGACATGGACGCCTGCCAGTGGGACGGGCACGCGGACGGCGCGGCTGAGGGCGAGCTGCCCACCGCGCCGCCGGAAGACTTCGATTGGGCGCGGGAACTGGGAGCATGA
- a CDS encoding NAD(P)/FAD-dependent oxidoreductase: MLEVSNVKLPLDAGLPGAEAEALVRAAAAAALGVAVRDVRAVRVLKRSVDARKKRDVHFVATLGVELADAAEEERALARATARAGAGMHMRRHEPYEPLRVPLCAAALEAGGEPRPLVVGAGPAGLFCALYLARAGLRPIVLERGGDVDERLATVAAFEAGGDLDPQTNIQFGEGGAGTFSDGKLTTNIKNPLARHVLRWFVDAGAPEEILWQAKPHIGTDLLVDVVRTLRLQIEETGGEVRFHAQLEDLRFEGGVLAGVDVRDGRTGAVERFDARRAVLACGHSARDTFAAAYEAGVSMEQKPFSVGVRIEHAQKAVNRAQYGDAAAHPALGAADYKLAVHLPGGRSAYTFCMCPGGEVVCAASEEGGVVVNGMSRFARDGENANAALLVGVGPADFGSDHPLAGVELQRRMERAAFEAARSAGGAAYQAPAQTVGDFLAGRASVAGASVRPTYARGVAWCDLRSCLPGFVADALAEALPLLDRRLHGFADADAVMTGVETRSSSPVRIVRDEALQAQVAGAPADAPESGLYPCGEGAGYAGGIMSAACDGLRVARALADAF, from the coding sequence GTGCTTGAGGTGTCGAACGTAAAGCTGCCGCTCGACGCGGGCCTGCCGGGAGCAGAAGCGGAGGCGCTCGTGCGCGCGGCCGCCGCCGCGGCGCTCGGCGTCGCGGTGCGCGACGTGCGCGCGGTGCGGGTGCTCAAGCGCAGCGTGGACGCGCGCAAGAAGCGCGACGTGCACTTCGTGGCGACGCTCGGCGTGGAGCTGGCCGACGCTGCCGAGGAGGAGCGTGCGCTCGCGAGGGCGACCGCGAGGGCGGGCGCGGGGATGCATATGCGCCGCCACGAGCCGTACGAGCCGTTGCGCGTGCCGTTGTGCGCCGCCGCGCTCGAGGCCGGCGGCGAGCCGCGCCCGCTCGTGGTGGGCGCGGGGCCGGCCGGCCTGTTCTGCGCGCTCTACCTGGCGCGCGCCGGGCTGCGCCCGATCGTGCTCGAGCGGGGCGGCGACGTGGACGAGCGCCTGGCGACGGTGGCCGCGTTCGAGGCGGGCGGCGATCTCGACCCGCAGACGAACATCCAGTTCGGAGAAGGCGGGGCCGGCACGTTCTCCGACGGCAAGCTCACGACGAACATCAAGAACCCGCTCGCTCGCCACGTGCTGCGCTGGTTCGTGGACGCGGGCGCGCCCGAGGAGATCCTCTGGCAGGCGAAGCCGCACATCGGCACCGACCTGCTCGTGGACGTCGTGCGCACGCTGCGCCTCCAGATCGAGGAAACAGGCGGCGAGGTGCGCTTCCATGCGCAGCTCGAGGACCTGCGCTTCGAGGGCGGCGTGCTTGCGGGGGTTGACGTGCGCGACGGGCGCACGGGTGCGGTCGAGCGCTTCGACGCGCGTCGCGCGGTGCTCGCTTGCGGGCACTCGGCGCGCGACACGTTCGCGGCAGCGTACGAGGCGGGCGTGTCGATGGAGCAGAAGCCGTTCTCGGTGGGCGTGCGCATCGAGCATGCCCAAAAGGCGGTGAACCGCGCGCAGTACGGCGACGCCGCCGCGCACCCGGCGCTCGGCGCGGCCGACTACAAGCTGGCCGTGCACCTGCCGGGCGGCCGGAGCGCGTACACGTTCTGCATGTGCCCCGGCGGCGAGGTGGTGTGCGCCGCCAGCGAGGAGGGCGGCGTCGTGGTGAACGGCATGAGCCGCTTTGCGCGCGACGGGGAGAACGCGAATGCGGCGCTGCTCGTGGGCGTGGGCCCCGCGGACTTCGGGAGCGACCACCCGCTGGCGGGCGTCGAGCTGCAGCGACGCATGGAGCGGGCGGCCTTCGAGGCAGCGCGCTCCGCGGGCGGCGCGGCGTACCAGGCGCCGGCACAGACGGTGGGAGACTTCCTGGCCGGACGCGCGAGTGTGGCGGGCGCATCGGTGCGCCCGACGTACGCGCGCGGCGTGGCCTGGTGCGATCTGCGCTCCTGCCTGCCCGGCTTCGTGGCCGACGCCCTCGCCGAGGCGCTTCCTTTGCTCGATCGCCGGCTGCACGGGTTCGCGGACGCCGACGCGGTGATGACCGGCGTCGAGACGCGCAGCTCGAGCCCCGTGCGCATCGTGCGCGACGAGGCGCTGCAAGCGCAGGTGGCAGGCGCGCCGGCAGACGCGCCCGAAAGCGGCCTCTACCCCTGCGGCGAGGGGGCGGGCTACGCCGGCGGCATCATGAGCGCCGCCTGCGACGGCTTGCGCGTGGCCCGCGCTCTCGCGGACGCGTTCTAG
- a CDS encoding aminoacetone oxidase family FAD-binding enzyme — MKKLMIIGGGAAGLAAAVAAADALRARGVRVGADAGADGVDVAVCEADERVGRSILATGNGRCNFSNALVDAGAYRNAAFVGAALDELRRADGLRGGDGADPVHAFFADLGLVWREEGEGRLYPLANKATSVLEVLRAAASDAGVREECGCEAVRLDAPARPGERFHVRFADGAVRHAEAVIVAAGGRTARALVPEGFAMEKSRAVLGPLRTDTRLVKALNNIRVRCAVSLVGPDGTEKACELGEVLFRDYGVSGIAVFNLSRFVDPGDALLVDLLPQLDEPSLEELLRDRIVRLRERGGAGTGDDVLRGMMLPAVGRAVLKAAGLHAEKPLAAHDVAALARALKGLALEVSGIGDARQCQVVRGGFDVEAFDPRTCAARAVPGLHVVGEALDVDAPCGGYNLHWAWASGMLAGRAAAESLMEGARRA; from the coding sequence ATGAAGAAACTGATGATCATAGGCGGCGGCGCGGCAGGGCTTGCCGCCGCGGTGGCCGCGGCCGACGCGCTGCGGGCGCGCGGTGTCCGCGTAGGTGCGGATGCGGGCGCAGACGGCGTCGACGTGGCGGTATGCGAGGCCGACGAACGGGTGGGACGTTCCATCCTGGCCACGGGCAACGGGCGATGCAACTTCTCGAACGCGCTGGTGGACGCCGGGGCGTACCGCAACGCGGCGTTCGTGGGCGCGGCGCTGGACGAGCTGCGGCGCGCGGACGGCCTGCGCGGCGGCGACGGGGCCGACCCGGTGCACGCGTTCTTCGCTGACCTCGGGCTCGTGTGGCGCGAGGAGGGCGAGGGCCGCCTGTACCCCCTGGCAAACAAGGCGACGAGCGTGCTCGAGGTGCTGCGCGCGGCCGCGTCCGACGCGGGCGTGCGCGAGGAGTGCGGATGCGAGGCGGTGCGCCTCGACGCGCCCGCGCGCCCGGGCGAGCGGTTCCACGTGCGTTTCGCCGACGGCGCGGTGCGCCACGCCGAGGCGGTGATCGTGGCGGCCGGCGGACGAACGGCTCGCGCGCTCGTTCCCGAGGGCTTCGCGATGGAGAAGTCCCGTGCGGTGTTGGGCCCCCTGCGCACCGACACGCGTCTCGTGAAGGCCCTCAACAACATCCGCGTGCGCTGCGCGGTGTCGCTCGTCGGGCCCGACGGCACGGAGAAGGCGTGCGAGCTCGGCGAGGTGCTGTTTCGCGACTACGGCGTGTCGGGCATCGCGGTGTTCAACCTGTCGCGGTTCGTCGATCCGGGCGACGCGCTGCTCGTCGACCTGCTTCCGCAGCTCGACGAGCCCTCGCTCGAAGAGCTGCTGCGCGACCGCATCGTGCGCCTGCGCGAGCGCGGCGGCGCGGGCACGGGAGACGACGTGCTGCGCGGCATGATGCTTCCCGCAGTGGGCCGGGCCGTATTGAAAGCGGCCGGTCTCCATGCCGAGAAGCCGCTCGCGGCGCACGACGTCGCGGCGCTCGCCCGCGCGCTCAAGGGGCTCGCCCTCGAGGTGTCGGGCATCGGCGATGCGCGGCAGTGCCAGGTCGTGCGCGGGGGTTTCGACGTGGAGGCGTTCGATCCGCGCACGTGCGCGGCGCGGGCGGTGCCGGGTTTGCACGTGGTGGGCGAGGCGCTCGACGTGGACGCGCCCTGCGGGGGCTACAACCTGCACTGGGCGTGGGCGAGCGGCATGCTGGCGGGTCGCGCCGCCGCGGAGAGCCTGATGGAAGGAGCGCGCCGTGCTTGA